The bacterium genomic sequence TGTTCCGGCCCATATCCTTGGCCAGGTACAGGGACACATCCGCCTTACCTACCAGTTCATCAGCATTGCTTCCGCCTTCCGGGAACTCCACTACACCTATGCTGACAGTGATCCGCCCATTGGGCTGGCTCTCCTTCATCTTAAAGGGATATTCTTCAATGGCCATTTTTATCTTTTCAGCCAGTTTAACCCCCTGTTCCTTGTCGGTCTCCGGGGCCACCACCACGAACTCCTCTCCTCCATAACGGGCTACAAAATCTGGCTGTCTGATGGACCTGGTCAAAAGCTGGGCCAACTCCTTTAATAGATAATCTCCCTGCTGGTGTCCGTGGTTGTCGTTGTAATTTTTAAAATGATCGATATCCAGCATCAGCAATGACAGTTTTCTCTGGTAGCGAGACGACCGGTTCAGCTCTTCGGCCAGCATTTCAAAAAAATACCTCCGGTTGTATATCCCGGTCAGATAATCGGTATTGGACAAGGCTTCAATTTTATCGCATAAT encodes the following:
- a CDS encoding GGDEF domain-containing protein, with product MTKRFIFRKLTLIYGLAGALSGYLILHPASMFIHQYYRTQNRDLTFLALAFSQAHFPMALYFVVLGALAGILFGIYPQQISKLCDKIEALSNTDYLTGIYNRRYFFEMLAEELNRSSRYQRKLSLLMLDIDHFKNYNDNHGHQQGDYLLKELAQLLTRSIRQPDFVARYGGEEFVVVAPETDKEQGVKLAEKIKMAIEEYPFKMKESQPNGRITVSIGVVEFPEGGSNADELVGKADVSLYLAKDMGRNKVVAG